The Candidatus Amarolinea dominans DNA segment CAAGCCCGTCAACAAAACCACCACCCCCATCAACACCCGCGCTACACCCCAAAGCCGTCGCATCCTCACCTTCCTCCCTCTTCCCCAAGTCAACCTTCTTCCTCAATCAACCTTCTTCCAATCAACACCCTCACCACCCGATCTCCGTTCTCCGTTCTCCGTTCTCCGTTCTCCGTTCTCCGTTCTCCGTTCTCCGTTCTCCGTTCTCCGATCTCCGTTCTCCGTTCTCCGTTCTCTCTCCTCTTTCACCACCCGCTATTCATTGCGCACGAAGGCGTTCTCACTCAACAGGGCGAAGGATACTCTGCACTTTGTACTTTGTACTTTGTACTTTGTACTTACTGCGCCGTCACCGTCATATCGAGCGGCACGAGTTGCATCCAGGTGTTCCCCGGCTTGAGTGGGATCAGATTGCCATTGCCATCCACAAAGCGCAGCGGGTCCTGACGGCCGCCGCGAATCCACTTGCCCTGGTAGGCCTGGCCATCGCGATAGACGGTCACCGGGCCTTCGCCCCACACCTGGATTTCGATCGAGCGGTTGACGCCGCGATCCACGGTGTCGTGCTCCAGGATCAGGGTGGGCACATGATTGGCCGCCATCACCACGACGTTCGCGCTGCTCAACTGCGCGCCGATGCTGGCATCATTTTGCGCCACGCCGCCCTGCCAGCGCAGCCAGCGACCGCTGCCCGCGTCGTAGCGCCACTCCACGCGGTCAGTGCCGGTGGGATAGGGAATCTTGATACTGGTCACACTGCGGCCGTTGGCCGGCGGGTTGGCGCTGAAAACCCAGCCCAACGCCGGCTGCGGCCGCTTGTCCCAACCGCGGGCCGCGGTCACGTTCCACAGGGTGGTGGTGCTGGCAAACAGGTTGTTGGGCACCGCGATGTTGGGGTCGCGGAAGTAGGCGCTGCCGTTACGCGCCTGTTCCAGGATGCGGTCGGCAAAATCGGAGGCGTAGAGCTTCTGGCGCACCGGCTCGACGCCGCCGGAGAAGCAGAGCACCGCGTCGAACACCGCCGGCCATTCCAGATCAGGCAAGCGCGCGCTGCGAATCGAGCCGACGCGCTCCGCGCCCTGGCTGTAGTAAATCACCGTGAACCGGGTGAGGTTGTACTCGACGCGCTGCTCGATCACCACATCCGCCTTGCTCAGCCCGTCCTGCGGCCGCACGTTTTCGGTGTTCGCCACCTTGATCGCCAGGGGCCGCCGGTCACGCACGGTCGCGTCGGTCAGCGGCAGGCCGGTGAAAGGCGCCAGGTTGGGGTCTTTGGCCGGATCGAGATAATTGCCGGGCAGCGGCGCCGGCGTAGGCGTGTCAGTTGGGGCGGGGGTGTCGGTGGGCGGCGCCGGGGTGTCCGTTGCCGGCGGCGCCGGCGTATCGGTCGGCGGGACGGCTTTGGGCGCGTCGGTGGCCTGGGCCGCGGGCGCCTTCGGCGTCTTCGTTGGCGTGGGTGAAGGCGCGGGGGTGGGCTGGCCGCAGCTGGTCAGCAGCAGGATCGCAATCAGCAGCCAGGGTAGACCCCAGGCGCGGCGGTGATTCACAGTAGGTTTGATACGCATAGGACTCATTCTCGCAACAACAGGTTCAGAGTCACCGCCTGATACAACCAGAGCGGCGTAACGTGATTATAACATCGGGGTATCAGTGGCCCAAATGGCCGGGGGAGGCAGATAACGGATGGGCCAGTTGTGCCGCTCAGGGTTCACTTCTGCGCACGGCAGCCTCTGCTTGTGCCAGAACCACGCTGCCGCGCGCCGGCGGACGTCTGGTCATGAGGTCAGCACATCTCCTGCAGACGGCCTGCGTCATCACAATGGGAAAACAGGCGACTCTGGCACCGGCCAGGTCGTCGTGCCCGCTGCCGGGTTGCCAGCACCTGGCTGGGCAACGGGTGGCAGCGATTCCCCTTGCGCAGGAGGATAGCATGAGATCCAAAACACTGATGCTCATCGGCGGCGCGCTGTTGGCCCTGTTCGTGCTTGCGAGCGTGGCCTCGGCGAGTCTGGGGCGCATTGCCCCTGTCCAGGATCCCTGGTTCATTCTGACACCTCCCCCCGGTGGCCGACCAGTTGAGCCTCGGACGTTCTGGCTTTACCTGCCCCTGTTTCAGTACAGCGTGCCCGCGGTTCCGCCGACGGCTACGCCGACGCCGACCGTGCAACATACGGCAACGGCCACCGCCACCCCTTCACGCACCCCCACGCCCACCCCGACCGGCGCTATCTTCCCCGCCATTGTGCGCGAGCTGATTGTGGCACCCGGCGAGCCAGGCCCAGTGTATGCCCTGACCAACAGCCAACTGCTGCTGGTCAGCACCGATCGCGGTGAGACCTGGCAGCAGGCGCCGCAAGGCGTGCCGGCAGCCGTAGGCCGAGCTGGCCTGGGCATGGCACGCCACCCAGCTACCGGGTGGCGGGCTGTTCCGCCCAACGCCAGGGCCAGGGAGTTCCAACACACGGGGGGGGGCCCCGGGGGCCGGGGGGGGGGGGGGCCATCCCCATCATTGCCGGAGACCCCACGCTGGCGCACCTGGGACGCGGGCGCGCCCTCATGGGCTATTATGTAAACACCGGCCTGGCCTCGGCGTTCAGGGGCCGCAACCGGGCGGCGGGGCCGGCTGGGGGGCGGCGCCTCGTCACCTGACCCGGAGTGCGCGCCCCCAGCAACCACCACGTCAACGGCCGCCAGATCGCCGACACCCACGGCGCGGGGGGCGGCTAACCGGCGGGGCCCCCGACCAACGTCACAGAATCAGCCGGCGCGATGGCGGTGCGCGGGGGGGGCCACCTGGCAGCCCAGGACCCGACTGCGCCCTTTGTGCGGTTGTCGGCTGGACCACGGTCTACGCCAGCGGCACAGGGGGGCGGCATGGTCGCCCGCACATGGGGGCCAGGGACACGGCGAGGGGGGCCGGAGAACGTACTCTGGGCGCCAGGTCGAGAAACCTACGGCCTGCTAGAGATCATCAATCGCCTGGACGATCCCAGCCGATTGTACGTGGGCACGGCGGCCGGGCTGTACGAGGGCTTCAACTACGGCCAGACATGGCAAAAGATCAGTGGCTATAGCTGGGACAACCAGCCGGTGGATGGGCTGCTGGCCGATGGCAGCAACGGCGTGTGGCTGAACAGCCCCGACGGCGCGTTCTACCTCTACTTCGGCTACGCCACGCCCACACCGACGCCACCGGCCGGCGCCAGCCCGACGCCGACTCCCACGCCGACACCCTCCGACTGCTCGAACATGCTGGTGAACGGCGGCTTCGAGACCAACGAGGCGTGGGTCATCCGCACCAATCCGGTGCTGGCCGCCTATGTCAACGCGCCGGTCCACAGCGGTGATCGCGCCATGCGCACGGGCATCGCACAGGGTGGCGCGAACGTAGCGAGTTACTCACCCGTCGAACAGGCCGTGGTCGTGGCGGGCTTAGGGAGGTCAGAGGTGCGCTTCTGGCGCATCAACGTGTGGGGTGACGGCGCCAGCGGCCAGGCAACGGCCGCGCCGCCCGATCCGAAGATGCTGCCACGCAGCGAGGCGGAACTTCGGCAGCTTCTCAACCGCGACGCCAGCGATCGCCCGTTGGCGCCGCTGGGCGCCGATTTCTTCTATGTCCTCGCCATCCGCAGCGACGGCAGCCTCGTCTGGCTGTTGACCGAGCGGATCAACAACCCAACCTGGCGTGAGGCCACGTCCCTTGACCTGACTCCGTACGCGGGCCAGACGCTGCGCTTGCAGTTCGGCACCTACAACAACGGCACGGGCGGCATCAGTCGCACGATCATTGACGACGCTTCGCTGAATATCTGCCCGCAAAATGCGACGCCATCCGCGACGCCGACGCGCACAGCGACACACACGGCGACCCCGACGCCGACGGGGGCAGGGGCAAGCCCTACTCCGACGGCGACGCGCACGGCTATCCCGACGGCCGCGCCCGGTGTCGTGAGGACACCCTACTGGGCCGGGCGGTTGAACCTGCCGGTCGGCAGCCGGCCGCACGGCGTGGCGGTCAACGCCTCGCACGATAGCGTCTACATGGACACTCGCGTCTACGTGGCGTTCCACGGCATAGACCACAGCGGTCACACGCTAGGGGTGGTCAACGAGTACCTGAGCCTGCAAGCGCAGATTGACTTAGGGTCAGCCACGCAGGGGCCTAACGGCGTGGCGCTCATCCCGTCCAGCGGCCGCGTGGTGGTCGCCAACCGGCAGACGAGCAATGCCACGGTGGTGGACCCCGTCTTGGGCGCTGTGGTCGGCACGATCCCAACCGGATCCATGCCTGATGGCGTGGTCATCGCGGGCAGCTATGGCTACATCGCCAACTACGGCAGCGACACGGTGACCGTGTTCGACCCGGCCACGCTGGCTGTGGTGCAGACGCTCAGCGGCGTCGGCCACGAACCGGCCATGTTCGCCAGCGATCCCGGGGGAGATGAAGTGTTCCTGACGGCCCACGGCTCGAACCAGGTGTATCACCTGCGCGGGACCAGCGTGCTGGGCCACTGGGACAACGTGCCAGCGCCGTACGGCATCTCCTATGACCCCGCCAGCCGGCGGCTGTACGTCGCCAACCGCGGGCCGGCGCACACGGTGACCGTGATTGACGTCTACCTGGATCAGATCGTGGGCGTCATTGACGTGGGCAAAGAGCCTTACGTCCTGCTGGTCAACCCGCGGACCGGGCACCTGTTCGTGGCCTGCGGCGACGAGGTGAAAATCTACGATACCTTGAACTGGTCGTTGATCACCAGCATCCCCGTGCCGGCCGGTGCGGATGAGGGGATCGCCTCCGATCCGATGCTGACCAGGGTGTTCGTGACCAGTCAGGAGAGCGACGCGCTGACGGTAATTCAGGACGACGGGCAGCCGCAGGTGGTGTTCGCCAGCGATCGGGACGGCAACAGCGAGATCTATCGCATGTGGCCCGACGGCCGCAACCAGGTGCGCCTGACCTTCACCGCGGACGCCTTCGAGACCGCGCCGGCCGGCTCGCGCGACGGCCGCTGGATCGCCTACGAGCGTCATGACGCCGGCAGCCCGGCGACCAGTCAGATCTGGGTGATGAGCCGCGACGGTCGCGCGGCCACGATGCTAACCGAGGGGCCATTCAACCACCGCAACCCAGCCTGGTCGCCCGA contains these protein-coding regions:
- a CDS encoding DUF3048 domain-containing protein, translated to MRIKPTVNHRRAWGLPWLLIAILLLTSCGQPTPAPSPTPTKTPKAPAAQATDAPKAVPPTDTPAPPATDTPAPPTDTPAPTDTPTPAPLPGNYLDPAKDPNLAPFTGLPLTDATVRDRRPLAIKVANTENVRPQDGLSKADVVIEQRVEYNLTRFTVIYYSQGAERVGSIRSARLPDLEWPAVFDAVLCFSGGVEPVRQKLYASDFADRILEQARNGSAYFRDPNIAVPNNLFASTTTLWNVTAARGWDKRPQPALGWVFSANPPANGRSVTSIKIPYPTGTDRVEWRYDAGSGRWLRWQGGVAQNDASIGAQLSSANVVVMAANHVPTLILEHDTVDRGVNRSIEIQVWGEGPVTVYRDGQAYQGKWIRGGRQDPLRFVDGNGNLIPLKPGNTWMQLVPLDMTVTAQ
- a CDS encoding PD40 domain-containing protein translates to MVARTWGPGTRRGGPENVLWAPGRETYGLLEIINRLDDPSRLYVGTAAGLYEGFNYGQTWQKISGYSWDNQPVDGLLADGSNGVWLNSPDGAFYLYFGYATPTPTPPAGASPTPTPTPTPSDCSNMLVNGGFETNEAWVIRTNPVLAAYVNAPVHSGDRAMRTGIAQGGANVASYSPVEQAVVVAGLGRSEVRFWRINVWGDGASGQATAAPPDPKMLPRSEAELRQLLNRDASDRPLAPLGADFFYVLAIRSDGSLVWLLTERINNPTWREATSLDLTPYAGQTLRLQFGTYNNGTGGISRTIIDDASLNICPQNATPSATPTRTATHTATPTPTGAGASPTPTATRTAIPTAAPGVVRTPYWAGRLNLPVGSRPHGVAVNASHDSVYMDTRVYVAFHGIDHSGHTLGVVNEYLSLQAQIDLGSATQGPNGVALIPSSGRVVVANRQTSNATVVDPVLGAVVGTIPTGSMPDGVVIAGSYGYIANYGSDTVTVFDPATLAVVQTLSGVGHEPAMFASDPGGDEVFLTAHGSNQVYHLRGTSVLGHWDNVPAPYGISYDPASRRLYVANRGPAHTVTVIDVYLDQIVGVIDVGKEPYVLLVNPRTGHLFVACGDEVKIYDTLNWSLITSIPVPAGADEGIASDPMLTRVFVTSQESDALTVIQDDGQPQVVFASDRDGNSEIYRMWPDGRNQVRLTFTADAFETAPAGSRDGRWIAYERHDAGSPATSQIWVMSRDGRAATMLTEGPFNHRNPAWSPDSQKIAFESDRDGDWDIYIFDLTTHTISKVTNNTTHEMQPNWSFDSDRIVYTSDLYTPNGEIFVMHADGSNAQRLTVNSGGDSDPSWEPSFGRIVFWGSRPQGQALYTMRPDGTDISLLVPQLLGPGSPAWGFEGDAIVFSGYRPGNGYSEILRVQPDGSGLVLLTHNEVNFDYAPGWLGG